One segment of Bradyrhizobium sp. CB2312 DNA contains the following:
- a CDS encoding VOC family protein — translation MSKELPPPVPRLTVITLGVSDIRASIAFYDALGFARRLKATGEAVAFYDTGGPVLALYPWDQLAADAKLTDDPRPSTFRGTTLAWNCRTREEVDAVLAFALGKGAVPLKAAHETDYGGYSGYFADPDGHPWEVVVAPGIEVGEDRRVHLAE, via the coding sequence ATGAGCAAAGAACTCCCTCCGCCGGTACCGCGGCTCACCGTCATCACGCTCGGCGTCAGCGACATCCGCGCCAGCATCGCCTTTTACGATGCGCTCGGCTTTGCGCGCCGTCTGAAGGCAACCGGGGAGGCGGTCGCATTCTATGATACGGGCGGTCCGGTGCTCGCGCTGTATCCCTGGGATCAGCTCGCAGCCGACGCCAAGTTAACTGACGATCCGAGGCCATCGACCTTCCGCGGCACGACGCTCGCCTGGAACTGCCGGACACGCGAGGAGGTCGATGCCGTGCTGGCCTTCGCCCTTGGCAAGGGCGCGGTTCCGCTGAAAGCGGCGCATGAGACCGATTACGGCGGCTATTCCGGCTATTTCGCCGATCCCGACGGCCATCCCTGGGAAGTGGTCGTCGCGCCCGGCATCGAGGTCGGCGAGGACCGGCGGGTGCATCTGGCGGAGTAG
- a CDS encoding PA0069 family radical SAM protein, which produces MSPASSHALKHPPVKAPSEPAGADSDFPQLGAAIDRARRRGRGAQSNASGRYEAEARVAFDDGWQSLEDLPPFKTSVAVDTSRKVITRNDSPDIGFDRSINPYRGCEHGCVYCFARPTHAYLGLSPGLDFESKLFVKPEAPALLEKELAAPGYEPRMIAIGTNTDPYQPIERERKIMRGILEVLERTGHPVGIVTKSALVVRDIDILSRMARRNLAKVAISVTSLDPKLARTMEPRASTPPKRLEALKQLSDAGIPTTVMVAPVIPALNDSEIERILDAAAHAGVKEASYVLLRLPLEVRDLFREWLMANYPDRYRHVFTLIRDMRGGRDYDAKWGERMKGTGPMAWTIGRRFEIACDRLGLNKRRSKLTTDHFAKPKQNGEQLSLF; this is translated from the coding sequence ATGAGTCCAGCATCCTCTCATGCTCTCAAGCACCCGCCGGTCAAGGCGCCCTCCGAGCCGGCGGGTGCGGACTCTGATTTTCCCCAGCTTGGCGCCGCCATCGACCGTGCGCGCAGGCGAGGGCGGGGCGCCCAATCCAATGCCAGCGGCCGTTATGAGGCCGAGGCCCGCGTCGCCTTCGACGATGGCTGGCAGAGCCTGGAAGATCTGCCGCCGTTCAAGACCTCGGTCGCGGTCGACACCTCGCGCAAGGTGATCACCCGCAACGATTCACCCGACATCGGCTTCGACCGCTCGATCAATCCCTATCGCGGCTGCGAGCATGGCTGCGTCTATTGCTTCGCGCGGCCGACGCATGCCTATCTCGGCCTGTCGCCGGGGCTCGACTTCGAGTCGAAACTGTTCGTGAAGCCCGAGGCGCCGGCGCTGCTCGAGAAGGAACTCGCCGCGCCCGGCTACGAGCCGCGGATGATCGCGATCGGCACCAACACCGATCCCTATCAGCCGATCGAGCGCGAGCGCAAAATCATGCGCGGCATTCTCGAAGTGCTGGAGCGCACCGGCCATCCCGTCGGCATCGTCACCAAATCGGCGCTGGTGGTGCGCGACATCGACATTCTCTCGCGCATGGCGAGGCGCAACCTTGCCAAGGTCGCGATATCGGTCACCTCGCTCGATCCGAAGCTGGCGCGCACCATGGAGCCGCGGGCCTCGACGCCGCCGAAGCGGCTGGAGGCGCTGAAGCAGCTCTCGGACGCCGGCATTCCCACCACCGTGATGGTCGCGCCCGTGATCCCCGCGCTGAACGATTCCGAGATCGAGCGCATCCTCGATGCCGCCGCCCATGCCGGCGTCAAGGAGGCCTCCTATGTGCTGTTGCGGCTGCCGCTGGAGGTGCGCGATCTCTTTCGGGAATGGCTGATGGCCAACTATCCGGACCGCTATCGTCACGTCTTCACGCTGATCCGCGACATGCGCGGCGGCCGCGATTACGATGCGAAATGGGGCGAGCGGATGAAGGGGACGGGACCGATGGCCTGGACCATCGGCCGCCGTTTCGAGATCGCTTGCGACAGGCTTGGCCTCAACAAGCGGCGCTCGAAGCTGACGACGGATCACTTTGCCAAGCCGAAGCAGAACGGCGAGCAGCTCAGCCTGTTCTGA
- a CDS encoding phosphoketolase family protein, with product MTNQQQSAAASSDLDLLDRYWRAANYLSVGQIYLLDNPLLREPLRPEHIKPRLLGHWGTTPGLNFIYAHLNRVIRALDLSVIYVCGPGHGGPGMVANTYLEGSYSEIYPDIARDAEGLRKLFRQFSFPGGIPSHAAPETPGSIHEGGELGYALVHAYGAAFDNPDLIVACVVGDGEAETGPLAASWHSNKFLNPAHDGAVLPILHLNGYKIANPTVLGRMPDSEIRDLFRGLGHEPLFVEGDDPKLMHQAMADALDVALASIRSIQQRARDGRKTIERPRWPMIVLRSPKGWTGPKEVDGKKVEGFWRAHQVPVANCRENPAHLKILEEWMRSYEPEKLFDHNGALIPELQALAPDDTRRMGANPYANGGLLKKELKLPDFRSFAVDVPQPGGVTAEATRELGKFLRDVVRLNAQERNFRIMGPDETASNRLDAVFEATERVWMEPIEPYDVHLAQDGRVMEVLSEHLCQGWLEGYLLTGRHGFFSCYEAFIHIVDSMFNQHAKWLKVTRHLPWRRPIASLNYLLTSHVWRQDHNGFSHQDPGFVDLVANKKADIVRIYLPPDANTLLWIADHCLRTYNRINVIVAGKQPAPQWLSMQEAATHCDAGIGIWTWAGNEGADSEPDVVMACAGDVPTLETLAAVDLLRKALPDLKIRVVNVVDLMTLQPSEQHPHGLSDRDFDSLFTRDKPVIFAYHGYPYLIHRLTYNRTNHAGMHVRGFAEEGTTTTPFDMVVLNGLDRYHLAIEAIERVPGLATKAAQVKQQFRDRLIEHSRYVREHGEDMPEVRDWVWPDRAGGNTPAEAGD from the coding sequence ATGACAAATCAACAACAATCGGCTGCCGCAAGCAGCGACCTCGATCTGCTCGATCGCTATTGGCGCGCCGCGAACTACCTCTCCGTCGGGCAAATCTATCTCTTGGACAACCCGCTGCTGCGAGAGCCCCTGCGGCCCGAGCACATCAAGCCGCGTTTGCTCGGCCATTGGGGCACGACGCCAGGGCTGAACTTCATCTACGCCCATCTCAACCGCGTCATCCGCGCGCTTGACCTCAGCGTGATCTATGTCTGCGGGCCCGGGCATGGCGGCCCGGGCATGGTCGCCAACACCTATCTCGAAGGCAGCTACAGCGAGATCTATCCGGATATCGCGCGCGATGCGGAGGGATTGCGAAAACTTTTCAGACAGTTCTCCTTCCCCGGCGGCATTCCGAGCCATGCGGCGCCGGAAACGCCGGGCTCGATCCACGAAGGCGGCGAGCTCGGTTATGCGCTGGTGCACGCCTACGGCGCGGCCTTCGACAATCCCGATCTGATCGTCGCCTGCGTCGTCGGTGACGGCGAGGCCGAGACCGGCCCGCTCGCAGCGTCCTGGCATTCGAACAAGTTCCTGAATCCCGCCCATGACGGCGCGGTGCTGCCGATCCTGCATCTCAACGGCTACAAGATCGCCAACCCGACCGTGCTGGGGCGGATGCCCGACAGCGAGATCCGCGATCTCTTCCGCGGGCTCGGCCACGAGCCGCTGTTCGTCGAGGGCGATGACCCCAAATTGATGCACCAGGCCATGGCGGACGCGCTCGACGTCGCGCTCGCCAGCATCCGCTCGATCCAGCAGCGCGCCCGCGACGGTCGCAAGACGATTGAACGGCCGCGCTGGCCGATGATCGTGCTGCGCAGCCCGAAGGGCTGGACCGGGCCGAAGGAGGTCGACGGCAAGAAGGTCGAAGGTTTTTGGCGCGCGCATCAGGTGCCCGTTGCGAACTGTCGCGAGAACCCGGCGCATCTGAAGATTCTCGAAGAGTGGATGCGCAGCTACGAGCCGGAGAAGCTGTTCGACCATAACGGCGCGCTCATCCCCGAGCTTCAGGCGCTGGCACCCGACGATACCAGGCGCATGGGCGCCAACCCGTACGCCAATGGCGGCCTGCTCAAGAAGGAGCTGAAGCTGCCGGACTTCCGCAGTTTTGCCGTGGACGTGCCGCAACCCGGTGGCGTCACTGCAGAGGCGACGCGTGAGCTCGGCAAATTCTTGCGGGACGTCGTCCGCCTCAACGCGCAAGAGCGCAATTTCCGCATCATGGGCCCGGACGAAACCGCGTCAAACCGGCTGGACGCGGTGTTCGAAGCCACAGAACGCGTCTGGATGGAGCCGATCGAGCCTTACGACGTGCATCTCGCGCAGGACGGCCGCGTCATGGAAGTCTTGAGCGAGCATCTCTGCCAGGGCTGGCTCGAAGGCTATCTGCTCACCGGCCGCCACGGCTTCTTCTCCTGCTACGAGGCCTTCATCCACATCGTGGATTCCATGTTCAACCAGCACGCCAAATGGCTGAAGGTGACGCGGCATCTGCCATGGCGGCGCCCGATCGCCTCGCTCAATTATCTCCTGACCTCGCATGTCTGGCGTCAGGACCATAACGGCTTCAGCCATCAGGACCCCGGCTTCGTCGACCTCGTCGCCAACAAGAAGGCCGACATCGTCCGCATCTATCTCCCGCCGGATGCCAACACGCTGCTATGGATCGCCGATCACTGCCTGCGCACTTACAATCGCATCAACGTCATCGTCGCCGGCAAGCAGCCGGCGCCGCAATGGCTGTCGATGCAGGAGGCCGCCACACATTGCGATGCCGGCATCGGCATCTGGACCTGGGCCGGCAATGAGGGCGCCGACAGCGAACCCGACGTCGTGATGGCCTGCGCCGGTGACGTGCCGACACTGGAGACGCTTGCCGCCGTCGACCTGCTGCGCAAGGCGCTGCCGGACCTGAAGATCCGCGTCGTCAACGTTGTCGACCTGATGACGCTGCAACCGAGCGAGCAGCACCCGCACGGCCTGTCCGACCGCGACTTCGACAGCCTGTTCACGCGCGACAAGCCCGTGATCTTCGCCTATCACGGCTATCCGTATCTGATCCACCGCCTCACCTATAACCGGACCAACCATGCCGGCATGCATGTGCGCGGCTTTGCCGAGGAGGGCACCACGACGACGCCGTTCGACATGGTCGTGCTCAACGGGCTCGACCGCTATCACCTCGCCATCGAGGCGATCGAACGCGTGCCGGGCCTGGCGACCAAGGCCGCGCAGGTGAAGCAGCAGTTCCGCGACAGACTGATCGAGCATTCGCGTTACGTGCGCGAGCACGGCGAGGACATGCCTGAGGTGCGCGACTGGGTCTGGCCCGACCGCGCCGGCGGCAACACGCCGGCCGAGGCCGGCGATTGA
- a CDS encoding acetate/propionate family kinase, protein MSDAVLVLNSGSSSIKFGLFDISAAEPTLLCNGLLDEHEAKPRLAVKSPAGEDLFETHREASEANSGDLFTDVLDFVEDRFGGHRLRAVGHRIVHGGPDYSGPVELTDGVYARLEALTPLAPLHQPRCLEPIRTIAAIRPGLTQIACFDTAFHHSMAPPASRFAIPRRFEARGIRRYGFHGLSFEYVAGRLAEIAPELATRRIVIAHLGNGASLCALRDGRSVDTTMGLTPLDGLVMGTRSGTIDPGLLLYLQQHEKMSGEDVQHLLYHQSGLLGVSGISADMRTLLASHEAAAREAVDLFTLRAAQQVAMMTATLGGLDCLVFTGGIGEHASDIRSAIGERLAWLGVRIDAAANDAGRGRINAGASAVDVFVIPTNEELTIARHCVSVLQATGTVS, encoded by the coding sequence GTGTCCGACGCGGTTCTCGTTCTCAACTCGGGCTCGTCGAGCATCAAGTTCGGCCTGTTCGATATCTCCGCGGCCGAGCCCACCCTGCTCTGCAACGGCCTGCTCGACGAACACGAGGCAAAGCCCCGGCTCGCCGTGAAGAGCCCTGCGGGCGAAGACCTGTTCGAGACGCACAGGGAGGCGTCTGAGGCGAACAGCGGCGATCTGTTCACCGATGTGCTGGACTTCGTCGAGGATCGTTTTGGCGGTCATCGCTTACGCGCTGTCGGTCATCGCATCGTTCATGGCGGGCCGGATTATTCCGGCCCGGTCGAACTGACGGATGGTGTCTATGCAAGGCTGGAGGCGTTGACGCCGCTGGCGCCGCTGCATCAGCCAAGATGCCTGGAGCCGATCCGCACCATCGCGGCGATCAGGCCCGGCCTCACGCAGATCGCCTGCTTCGACACCGCCTTCCATCACAGCATGGCGCCGCCGGCGAGCCGCTTTGCCATTCCAAGGCGCTTCGAGGCGCGCGGCATCCGCCGCTACGGCTTCCACGGCCTGTCGTTCGAATATGTCGCCGGCCGCCTCGCGGAAATCGCGCCGGAGCTCGCGACGAGGCGCATCGTCATCGCGCATCTCGGCAATGGCGCGAGCCTCTGCGCATTGCGCGATGGCCGCAGCGTCGATACCACGATGGGGCTGACGCCGCTCGACGGCCTCGTGATGGGCACGCGAAGCGGCACGATCGATCCCGGCCTGCTGCTCTATCTGCAGCAGCACGAGAAGATGTCCGGCGAAGACGTCCAGCACCTGCTCTATCACCAGTCGGGTCTGCTCGGCGTCTCCGGCATCTCGGCCGACATGCGCACGCTGCTCGCGAGCCACGAGGCGGCGGCGCGGGAAGCGGTCGATCTCTTCACGCTTCGTGCGGCGCAGCAGGTCGCAATGATGACGGCCACGCTCGGCGGGCTGGATTGCCTGGTCTTCACCGGCGGCATCGGCGAGCATGCGAGCGATATCCGCAGCGCGATCGGCGAGCGTCTTGCGTGGCTCGGCGTGCGCATCGACGCGGCGGCGAATGACGCGGGCCGCGGGCGGATCAATGCCGGCGCCTCGGCGGTGGATGTCTTCGTCATCCCGACTAACGAAGAACTGACGATCGCACGGCATTGCGTCTCGGTGCTGCAAGCTACCGGGACAGTATCGTAG
- a CDS encoding RMD1 family protein — MLGERINPSGLELGAPVSSTPAAFRVHAGLAVIFRYGVVVLIGLLPSEEKVLLDSLKSRVIGELSPHEEETAQAQLCKDENAEAIQPGGPINLSKFSDERLLLIADALAKSTSLARDERRVAAVFDVIEPFARELAEKGRTSRRRRGILQLIGNALLVQQRVAGRVAVAEKPDALWEKPQLDRLYARLEDEYELKERLDTLERKLTVVAETADALTDIIDTQRSLRLEIAVVVLILIEVAIGCIQIFAGIH, encoded by the coding sequence ATGCTCGGCGAACGCATCAATCCGTCCGGGCTCGAGCTCGGCGCACCCGTCTCCTCGACGCCCGCCGCCTTCCGCGTCCACGCCGGCCTCGCCGTGATCTTCCGCTACGGCGTCGTGGTGCTGATCGGGCTCCTCCCTTCCGAGGAGAAGGTGCTGCTCGATAGCCTCAAGTCCCGCGTGATCGGCGAGCTCAGCCCCCATGAGGAGGAGACCGCGCAGGCCCAGCTCTGCAAGGATGAAAATGCCGAAGCGATCCAGCCGGGCGGCCCGATCAATCTCTCGAAATTTTCCGACGAACGGCTGCTGCTGATCGCGGACGCACTCGCCAAAAGCACGTCGCTGGCACGCGATGAGCGGCGCGTCGCTGCGGTCTTCGATGTCATCGAGCCTTTTGCGCGGGAGCTCGCCGAGAAAGGCCGTACGTCGCGGCGACGCAGGGGCATCCTGCAGCTCATCGGCAACGCGCTGCTCGTCCAGCAGCGCGTCGCCGGCCGCGTCGCGGTCGCTGAAAAGCCCGACGCGCTCTGGGAAAAACCGCAGCTCGACCGGCTCTATGCGCGTCTCGAAGATGAGTACGAATTGAAGGAGCGTCTCGACACGCTCGAGCGCAAGCTCACGGTCGTCGCGGAGACGGCCGATGCACTGACCGACATCATCGACACCCAGCGCTCACTCCGCCTCGAAATCGCGGTGGTCGTGCTGATCCTGATCGAGGTCGCGATCGGATGCATCCAGATTTTCGCGGGTATTCACTAA
- a CDS encoding glycosyl transferase, with amino-acid sequence MLSVIIPTEGVEQTAVATLAALVPGAAAGVIREVLLVDGTRNGVIERVADVAGCRFIGFEGSSQGAALAAGALQARSPWLMFLPAGAVLETGWIEETTQFIQAVSSSGRDRAAVFRYARSPYADTGLRDVFRAVARKLVGPLGDQGLLIARDHYERVGGYPPQARRSEAQLLRRLGRSSRTMLRSRIVMVG; translated from the coding sequence ATGCTGAGCGTCATCATCCCGACCGAAGGCGTCGAACAGACTGCGGTCGCAACTCTGGCCGCGCTGGTGCCCGGTGCCGCCGCGGGCGTCATCCGCGAAGTGCTGCTGGTCGACGGCACCCGGAACGGCGTCATCGAGCGCGTTGCCGACGTCGCAGGCTGCCGTTTCATCGGTTTCGAGGGATCCTCGCAAGGCGCGGCGCTCGCCGCCGGCGCGCTCCAGGCCCGTTCACCCTGGCTGATGTTCCTGCCCGCCGGCGCCGTGCTGGAAACGGGCTGGATCGAGGAGACCACCCAGTTCATCCAGGCCGTCTCTAGCAGCGGACGGGATCGTGCTGCGGTGTTCCGCTATGCCCGCTCGCCCTACGCCGATACCGGTCTGCGCGACGTGTTCCGCGCCGTGGCGCGCAAGCTGGTCGGCCCGCTGGGCGACCAGGGACTTTTGATCGCGCGCGACCATTACGAACGGGTCGGCGGCTATCCGCCCCAGGCTCGCCGTTCCGAGGCGCAGCTGCTCCGCCGGCTCGGCCGCTCGTCCCGGACCATGCTGCGCAGCCGGATCGTCATGGTCGGCTGA
- a CDS encoding helix-turn-helix domain-containing GNAT family N-acetyltransferase encodes MSFNGTDHQIAAVRAFNRFYTRKLGVLDQHLGQSPFSLSEARVLYELAHRDELSAKEIGNELGLDPGYLSRIVQSFDEKGLITRKPLPADRRQYQLSLTAKGRQTFAQLNLGSQNEVAAMLAQLSAGDAARLTQAMATIEAVLEQRRSQPASFMLRSHSVGDMGWVISSQGAAYAADYGWDISYEALVAEICAQFIRNYDPAREHCWMAEVGGEPVGSIFLVKATDEIAKLRLLQVEKKARGLGVGRALVEQCIQGARERGYRRMTLWTQSILVAARGIYQSAGFKLVKEEKHHSFGADLVGETWERDL; translated from the coding sequence ATGTCATTCAACGGTACCGACCACCAGATCGCAGCGGTCCGCGCCTTCAACCGCTTCTACACCCGCAAGCTCGGCGTGCTCGACCAGCACCTGGGACAGAGCCCGTTCTCGCTCAGCGAGGCCCGGGTGCTCTACGAGCTCGCGCATCGCGACGAGCTTTCGGCAAAAGAGATCGGGAACGAGCTCGGTCTCGACCCCGGCTATCTCAGCCGCATCGTGCAGAGTTTTGACGAGAAGGGACTGATCACGCGAAAGCCCCTGCCCGCGGATCGCAGGCAATATCAGCTCAGCCTCACCGCCAAGGGCCGCCAGACCTTCGCCCAGCTGAATCTCGGCTCGCAAAACGAGGTTGCCGCCATGCTGGCGCAGCTGTCGGCCGGCGATGCAGCGCGGCTCACGCAGGCCATGGCGACCATCGAGGCCGTGCTGGAGCAACGCCGAAGCCAGCCCGCTTCGTTCATGCTGCGCAGCCATAGCGTCGGCGACATGGGCTGGGTCATCTCCAGCCAAGGCGCCGCCTATGCCGCGGACTACGGCTGGGACATCAGCTATGAGGCGCTGGTCGCCGAGATCTGCGCACAGTTCATCAGGAATTACGACCCCGCGCGCGAACATTGCTGGATGGCGGAGGTCGGCGGCGAGCCGGTCGGCTCGATCTTCCTGGTCAAGGCCACGGACGAGATCGCCAAGCTGCGCCTGTTGCAGGTGGAGAAGAAAGCGCGCGGGCTCGGCGTCGGCCGCGCGCTGGTCGAGCAATGCATCCAGGGCGCCCGCGAGCGCGGCTATCGCCGGATGACGCTGTGGACGCAAAGCATTCTGGTTGCCGCGCGCGGCATTTACCAGAGCGCAGGATTCAAGCTCGTGAAGGAGGAGAAGCACCACAGCTTCGGTGCCGATCTGGTCGGCGAGACGTGGGAGCGGGATCTCTAG
- the moaB gene encoding molybdenum cofactor biosynthesis protein B, with the protein MASIDESKQFIPLNIAVLTVSDTRALADDKSGQTLADRLTSAGHHLAAREIVTDDVEAIRTVIRRWIADAGIDVVITTGGTGFTGRDVTPEAIEPLFEKRMDGFSIAFHMLSHAKIGTSTIQSRATAGVAGATYIFCLPGSPGACRDGWDGILASQLDYRTRPCNFVEIMPRLDEHLRRPKAQGATV; encoded by the coding sequence ATGGCCTCGATCGACGAATCCAAACAGTTCATCCCGCTCAACATCGCGGTGCTCACCGTCTCCGACACGCGCGCGCTCGCGGATGACAAGTCGGGCCAGACGCTCGCCGACCGCCTGACCTCAGCCGGTCACCATCTCGCCGCGCGCGAGATCGTCACCGACGACGTCGAGGCGATCCGCACTGTCATCCGCCGCTGGATCGCGGATGCCGGCATCGACGTCGTCATCACCACCGGCGGCACCGGCTTTACCGGGCGCGACGTCACGCCGGAGGCGATCGAGCCGCTGTTCGAGAAGCGCATGGACGGCTTCTCGATCGCCTTCCACATGCTGAGCCACGCCAAGATTGGCACGTCGACGATCCAGAGCCGCGCCACCGCGGGCGTTGCTGGCGCGACCTACATCTTCTGCCTGCCGGGCTCGCCCGGCGCCTGCCGCGACGGCTGGGACGGCATCCTCGCGAGCCAGCTCGACTACCGCACGCGCCCCTGCAATTTCGTCGAGATCATGCCGCGGCTGGACGAGCATCTGCGCCGGCCAAAGGCGCAGGGCGCGACGGTGTAG